One window of Treponema denticola genomic DNA carries:
- the cas9 gene encoding type II CRISPR RNA-guided endonuclease Cas9 (Cas9, originally named Csn1, is the large, multifunctional signature protein of type II CRISPR/Cas systems. It is well known even to general audiences because its RNA-guided endonuclease activity has made it a popular tool for custom editing of eukaryotic genomes.) — MKKEIKDYFLGLDVGTGSVGWAVTDTDYKLLKANRKDLWGMRCFETAETAEVRRLHRGARRRIERRKKRIKLLQELFSQEIAKTDESFFQRMKESSLYAEDKTILQENALFNDKDFTDKTYHKVYPTINHLIKAWIENKVKPDPRLLYLACHNIIKKRGHFLFEGDFDSENQFDTSIQALFEYLREDMEVDIDADSQKIKEILKDNSLKNSEKQSRLNKTLGLKPSDKQKKALTNLISGNKINFTDLYDNPDLKDAEKNSISFSKDDFDALSDDLASILGDSFELLLKAKAVYNCSVLSKVIGDEQYLSFAKVKIYEKHKTDLTKLKAVIKKHFPNNYKKVFGYNQDNESKNNYSGYVGVCKTKNKKLVINNSVNQEDFYKFLKTILSAKSEIKEVNDILTEIETGNFLPKQISKSNAEIPYQLRKMELEKILANAEKYFSFLKQKDENGLSYSEKIIMLLTFKIPYYIGPINDNHKKSFPDRCWVVKKEKSPSGKTTPWNFFDHIDKEKTAEAFITSRTNFCTYLIGESVLPKSSLLYSEYTVLNEINNLQIIIDGKNICDIKLKQKIYEDLFKKYKKITQKQISNFIKHEGVCNKTDEVIILGIDKECTSSLKSYIELKNIFGKQVDEISTKNMLEEIIRWAAIYDEGEGKTILKTKIKAEYGKYCSDEQIKKILNLKFSGWGRLSRKFLEAVTSEMPGFSEPVNIITAMRETQNNLMELLSSEFKFTENIKKINSGFEDAEKLSSYDGLVKPLFLSPSVKKMLWQTLKLVREISHITQAPPKKIFIEMAKGAELEPARTKTRLKILQDLYNSCKNDADVFSSEIKDLSGKIENEDNLRLRSDKLYLYYTQLGKCMYCGKPIEIGHVFDTSNYDIDHIYPQSKIKDDSISNRVLVCSSCNKNKEDKYPLRSEIQLKQRGFWNFLQRNNFISLEKLNRLTRTIPISDDETAKFIARQLVETRQATKVAAKVLEKMFPETKIVYSKAETVSMFRNKFDIVKCREINDFHHAHDAYLNIVVGNVYNTKFTNNPWNFIKEKRDNPKITDTYNYYKVFDYDVKRNNITAWERGKTIITVKDMLKRNTPIYTRQAACKKGGLFDQTIMKKGLGQHPLKKECPFSNISKYGGYNKVSAAYYTLIEYEEKGNKIRSLETIPLYLVKDMQKDQEKLKSYLTDQLGKKEFKILVPKIKINSLLKINGFPCHITGKTNDSFLLRPAVQFCCSNDEVLYFKKIIRFNEIRSQREKIGKTISPYEDLSFRSYIKENLCKKTKNDEIGEKEFYDLLQKKNLEIYDMLLTKHKDTIYSKRPNSTTLGMLIKGRYEFINLKPEDQIRVMLEILKLFCTTREAIDLGLIKGKSAAGVTTLGKKISNLDNCILICQSITGIFEKRIDLLKI, encoded by the coding sequence ATGAAAAAGGAAATTAAGGATTATTTTCTCGGATTGGATGTAGGAACCGGATCGGTTGGATGGGCAGTTACTGATACTGACTATAAGCTATTAAAGGCTAATCGGAAAGACCTTTGGGGAATGAGGTGTTTTGAGACGGCAGAAACTGCGGAAGTGAGAAGGCTTCACAGGGGTGCTAGGCGCCGTATTGAGAGAAGAAAAAAAAGAATAAAGTTGCTCCAAGAGCTTTTTTCCCAAGAAATTGCAAAAACAGATGAGAGCTTTTTCCAAAGAATGAAAGAAAGCTCTCTCTATGCAGAAGACAAGACCATATTACAGGAAAACGCTCTTTTTAATGATAAAGATTTTACCGATAAGACTTACCATAAAGTCTATCCTACCATAAACCACCTGATAAAGGCTTGGATTGAAAACAAGGTAAAGCCCGATCCAAGGTTATTATACTTAGCCTGCCATAATATTATAAAAAAAAGAGGTCATTTTTTATTTGAAGGCGATTTCGATTCGGAAAATCAGTTTGATACTTCTATACAAGCTCTTTTTGAATATCTGCGCGAAGATATGGAAGTCGATATTGATGCCGATAGTCAAAAAATAAAAGAGATTTTAAAGGATAACTCTTTAAAAAATTCCGAAAAACAAAGCCGCCTAAATAAGACTTTAGGACTGAAGCCATCCGACAAACAAAAAAAAGCTCTTACTAATTTAATATCAGGCAACAAAATAAACTTTACCGATCTTTATGATAATCCCGATTTAAAGGATGCAGAGAAAAATAGTATATCTTTTTCTAAAGATGATTTTGATGCTTTAAGCGATGATCTTGCTTCCATTTTAGGAGATTCTTTTGAGCTTTTATTAAAAGCTAAGGCTGTATATAACTGCTCGGTTCTTTCCAAGGTAATAGGGGATGAACAGTATCTTTCTTTTGCAAAGGTAAAAATATATGAAAAGCATAAAACCGATTTGACTAAATTAAAAGCTGTCATAAAAAAGCATTTTCCAAACAATTATAAAAAAGTATTCGGATATAATCAAGATAACGAATCTAAAAATAATTATTCCGGATATGTAGGTGTATGTAAAACCAAGAATAAAAAACTGGTTATAAACAATTCTGTAAATCAAGAAGATTTTTACAAATTTTTAAAAACTATTCTTTCAGCAAAATCCGAGATAAAGGAAGTAAATGATATATTAACCGAAATTGAAACAGGTAATTTTTTACCTAAACAGATATCTAAAAGCAATGCGGAAATTCCTTATCAATTACGCAAGATGGAATTGGAAAAAATATTAGCAAATGCAGAAAAATATTTTTCTTTTTTAAAACAAAAAGATGAAAACGGTTTATCTTACAGTGAAAAAATTATAATGCTTTTGACATTTAAGATTCCTTATTATATTGGACCTATAAACGATAACCATAAAAAATCTTTTCCCGATAGATGCTGGGTAGTAAAAAAAGAAAAATCGCCTTCCGGTAAAACTACTCCATGGAACTTTTTTGATCATATCGATAAAGAAAAAACAGCTGAAGCATTTATTACAAGCAGAACCAATTTTTGCACATATTTAATAGGAGAATCTGTTTTACCCAAAAGTTCTCTTTTATATTCCGAGTATACCGTTTTAAATGAAATCAACAATTTACAGATTATCATTGACGGAAAAAATATCTGCGATATTAAACTAAAACAAAAAATATACGAAGATTTATTTAAAAAATATAAAAAGATTACACAAAAACAGATTTCAAATTTTATCAAACACGAAGGTGTTTGCAATAAAACGGATGAAGTAATTATTCTAGGTATCGATAAAGAATGTACATCTTCGTTAAAATCATATATAGAACTTAAAAACATATTCGGAAAGCAAGTAGACGAAATTTCTACAAAGAATATGCTTGAAGAAATTATACGATGGGCTGCTATCTATGATGAAGGAGAAGGTAAAACAATACTTAAAACAAAAATAAAAGCCGAATATGGAAAATATTGTTCTGATGAACAGATCAAAAAAATTCTAAATCTTAAATTTTCAGGTTGGGGCCGATTATCACGCAAATTCCTTGAAGCCGTCACATCAGAAATGCCGGGTTTTAGCGAACCGGTAAATATAATAACTGCAATGCGGGAAACTCAAAATAATTTAATGGAGCTGCTTAGCAGCGAATTTAAATTTACTGAAAATATTAAAAAGATAAATTCGGGATTTGAAGATGCTGAAAAACTATCTTCATATGACGGCTTGGTTAAGCCTTTGTTTTTATCACCATCGGTAAAAAAAATGTTATGGCAGACTTTAAAACTTGTAAGAGAAATATCGCATATTACCCAAGCTCCTCCTAAAAAAATATTTATAGAAATGGCAAAGGGTGCAGAGCTTGAACCTGCGAGGACTAAGACAAGATTAAAAATTTTACAGGACTTGTACAATAGCTGTAAAAATGATGCGGATGTATTTAGCTCCGAGATAAAAGATCTTTCAGGCAAAATAGAAAATGAAGATAATTTAAGGCTTCGAAGCGACAAACTTTATCTTTATTATACGCAGCTTGGAAAGTGCATGTATTGCGGCAAACCGATTGAAATAGGACATGTATTTGACACAAGCAACTATGATATAGATCATATTTATCCACAATCCAAGATTAAAGATGATAGTATAAGTAATCGGGTTTTAGTATGCAGCAGTTGCAATAAGAATAAGGAAGATAAATATCCTTTGAGGTCTGAAATTCAATTGAAACAAAGGGGTTTTTGGAATTTTTTACAAAGAAATAACTTTATAAGCCTTGAAAAATTGAATAGGTTAACAAGAACAATTCCAATCTCGGATGATGAAACGGCAAAATTCATTGCCAGACAGCTTGTAGAAACAAGACAAGCGACCAAGGTAGCTGCAAAAGTATTAGAAAAAATGTTTCCCGAAACTAAGATTGTTTACTCTAAAGCTGAAACTGTATCGATGTTTAGAAATAAATTCGATATTGTAAAATGCAGAGAAATAAACGATTTTCATCATGCTCATGATGCATATTTAAATATTGTTGTCGGAAATGTATATAATACAAAATTTACAAATAATCCTTGGAACTTTATAAAGGAGAAACGGGATAATCCAAAGATTACCGATACTTATAATTATTATAAAGTTTTTGATTATGATGTAAAAAGAAATAATATTACGGCATGGGAAAGAGGAAAAACAATTATCACTGTGAAGGATATGCTTAAAAGAAATACCCCTATTTATACACGCCAAGCTGCCTGCAAAAAAGGAGGTCTTTTTGATCAAACCATTATGAAAAAAGGATTGGGTCAGCATCCTCTAAAAAAAGAATGTCCTTTTTCTAATATTTCAAAATATGGGGGCTATAATAAAGTCTCTGCTGCATATTATACTCTTATAGAATACGAAGAAAAAGGGAATAAAATACGAAGCTTAGAAACCATCCCTCTATATTTGGTAAAAGATATGCAAAAAGATCAAGAAAAATTAAAGAGTTACTTAACAGACCAGCTAGGAAAAAAAGAATTTAAGATTTTGGTTCCTAAAATAAAAATCAACTCCCTCTTAAAAATTAACGGTTTCCCTTGTCATATAACAGGGAAAACCAATGATTCTTTCTTACTGCGTCCGGCTGTTCAGTTTTGCTGTTCAAATGATGAAGTTCTTTATTTTAAAAAAATTATAAGATTCAATGAAATAAGAAGTCAAAGAGAAAAGATAGGAAAAACAATTTCTCCTTATGAAGACTTATCCTTTAGATCTTATATCAAAGAAAATTTATGCAAAAAGACAAAAAATGATGAAATAGGAGAAAAGGAGTTTTATGACCTTCTTCAAAAGAAGAATTTGGAAATCTATGATATGCTTTTAACAAAACATAAGGATACTATTTATAGTAAAAGGCCGAATTCTACAACTCTTGGTATGTTAATCAAAGGAAGATATGAGTTTATAAATTTAAAGCCGGAAGATCAAATTAGAGTTATGCTGGAAATTCTAAAACTGTTTTGTACTACTAGAGAGGCAATAGATTTAGGATTAATCAAAGGTAAATCTGCGGCCGGGGTCACAACATTAGGAAAAAAAATCTCAAACCTTGATAACTGCATTTTAATTTGCCAATCAATAACAGGTATTTTTGAAAAAAGGATTGATTTGTTAAAGATATGA
- the recQ gene encoding DNA helicase RecQ has translation MMRGSKGSDSKERLPSPEDILKQVFGYDEFRPFQKEIIDGVLQKKDVLAVMPTGGGKSLCYQVPALIFEGVTIVVSPLISLMHDQICGLETIGVEAVALNSSLDWEKYADNIRRIKNGEVKILYAAPETLVSDRCKELLSSIKVDCLTIDEAHCISEWGHDFRPEYRQLAEIRKLLKESVCLAITATATEKVRSDIKKMLKLKTPKEFIAGFNRKNIFLEVKEKQKPFEQASEFLKEHRGESGIIYCFSRKQADTLAVQLSVLGYNAKPYHAGLSDELRQKTQNDFINDDIEIIVATVAFGMGINKPNVRFVIHFDLPKSIEQYYQEIGRAGRDGNPAYALLLFSAADIFKLKFLMQDKSPDEVKKAEAMLSAISNYAQANSCRRRAILKYFGENISEGKLKEIQGETPCCDFCSREKIEKTDLTVPVQKFLSCVVRTGCRFGASYIIDVLLGSKQKRILENKHNDLSVWGIGTEFNREGWFNLVRVLLAEDYLIKDEDYSVLSLTPKAKEELQARTSIMLPFNYEKDNSAKKEVKEKSKPQTSENTLDDRGKAIVNALKQKRRELADEARVPAYVIFSDKTIFDLGVKKPSTIAEFDNIFGIGKAKKDKYGDIILKTISSARKNKKG, from the coding sequence ATGATGCGCGGATCAAAAGGTTCTGACAGTAAAGAAAGACTCCCCTCCCCTGAAGACATTTTAAAACAGGTCTTCGGATATGACGAATTCAGACCATTCCAAAAAGAAATTATAGATGGTGTTCTCCAAAAAAAAGATGTCCTTGCGGTGATGCCTACAGGCGGAGGAAAATCTCTATGCTATCAGGTTCCGGCCCTTATTTTTGAAGGGGTAACCATAGTAGTTTCCCCCCTTATTTCCCTTATGCATGACCAGATTTGCGGTTTGGAAACTATCGGTGTTGAGGCGGTTGCCTTAAACAGCTCCTTGGATTGGGAAAAATATGCCGATAATATCCGCCGTATAAAAAACGGAGAAGTAAAAATCCTCTATGCTGCTCCTGAAACTCTGGTCAGTGACCGATGTAAAGAGCTTCTTTCTTCAATAAAAGTGGATTGTCTTACAATAGATGAAGCTCACTGCATTTCGGAATGGGGCCATGATTTTAGACCGGAATATAGGCAGTTGGCTGAAATACGCAAGCTATTAAAAGAATCGGTCTGTCTTGCCATAACGGCAACAGCAACCGAAAAGGTGCGCTCGGATATAAAAAAAATGCTAAAGCTCAAAACTCCAAAGGAATTTATTGCCGGTTTTAACCGCAAAAATATTTTTTTGGAAGTTAAAGAAAAGCAAAAGCCTTTTGAACAAGCCTCGGAATTTCTAAAAGAACATAGGGGCGAAAGCGGAATTATTTACTGTTTTTCCCGCAAACAGGCGGATACCTTGGCTGTTCAATTATCGGTTTTAGGCTATAATGCAAAACCCTATCACGCGGGACTATCAGACGAGCTTAGGCAAAAAACTCAAAACGATTTTATCAATGACGATATAGAAATAATTGTAGCAACCGTAGCCTTCGGCATGGGAATAAATAAGCCTAATGTAAGGTTCGTTATTCATTTTGATTTGCCCAAAAGCATTGAACAGTATTATCAAGAAATAGGCAGGGCGGGCAGAGACGGAAATCCGGCTTATGCTCTTTTACTTTTTTCGGCGGCCGACATTTTTAAGCTTAAATTCTTGATGCAGGATAAATCTCCCGATGAGGTCAAAAAGGCCGAAGCAATGCTTTCCGCTATTAGTAATTATGCACAAGCAAACAGCTGCCGACGGCGGGCGATTTTAAAATATTTCGGCGAAAATATATCCGAAGGAAAATTAAAAGAAATACAGGGCGAAACACCTTGCTGTGATTTTTGTTCAAGAGAAAAAATAGAAAAAACCGATTTGACCGTTCCTGTGCAGAAATTTTTATCCTGCGTTGTCAGAACCGGATGCCGCTTTGGTGCTAGCTATATAATCGATGTTCTTTTAGGATCAAAGCAAAAACGAATACTTGAAAACAAGCATAATGATCTTTCCGTCTGGGGAATCGGCACGGAATTCAATAGAGAAGGCTGGTTTAATCTTGTCCGTGTCTTATTGGCGGAAGACTATCTTATCAAAGATGAAGACTACTCGGTATTGTCGCTTACTCCAAAAGCAAAAGAAGAACTTCAAGCCCGAACAAGTATTATGCTTCCTTTTAATTATGAAAAAGACAATTCTGCTAAAAAAGAAGTAAAAGAAAAATCAAAACCTCAAACATCTGAAAATACTTTAGATGACCGCGGTAAGGCAATAGTGAACGCTCTAAAACAAAAACGCAGAGAACTTGCCGATGAAGCAAGGGTTCCTGCCTATGTTATTTTTTCGGATAAGACCATCTTTGATTTGGGTGTAAAAAAACCCTCAACAATTGCCGAGTTTGATAATATCTTCGGAATAGGAAAAGCAAAAAAAGACAAATACGGGGATATTATTTTAAAGACAATTTCATCTGCCCGTAAAAATAAAAAGGGATAG
- a CDS encoding DUF6173 family protein: MELDSLNISPHLFDLPLSVPTNPNLASEFHYRLITMINNFHKELDAEYEAGAQLVSFGQKVTFHIKNIGYWNPSLIRFYGITDDGLPVELIQHISQISILLVKMKRDNPEEPKRPIGFNTWEEFEYIQRKG; the protein is encoded by the coding sequence ATGGAATTAGATTCATTGAATATTTCACCACATTTATTTGATCTTCCATTATCAGTTCCAACAAATCCAAATTTAGCAAGTGAATTTCATTATCGCTTGATAACAATGATTAATAATTTCCATAAAGAACTTGATGCTGAATATGAAGCTGGAGCACAACTTGTTAGCTTTGGACAAAAGGTAACATTTCACATAAAAAATATAGGGTATTGGAATCCATCATTAATAAGATTCTATGGAATTACTGATGACGGTTTACCAGTTGAATTAATTCAACATATAAGTCAAATAAGCATCCTGTTAGTTAAAATGAAAAGAGACAATCCGGAAGAACCTAAACGCCCTATTGGTTTTAATACATGGGAAGAATTTGAATATATTCAACGGAAGGGGTAA
- the cas1 gene encoding type II CRISPR-associated endonuclease Cas1: protein MSWRTVVISNRAKLDLHLNHLVVRGEKTQKVFIEEISVLIIETTAVSITAALLNELIKQKVKVIFCDEKRNPASELIGYYGSHDTSEKIRLQIKWDKNIKQLVWTEVVTEKIRQQKHLLEKLNLPQASLLAEYITGIDINDKTNKEAHAAKAYFAALFGAGFSRSLDIPINAALNYGYSILLSAFNREITANGYITQLGIFHDNMFNPFNLGSDLMEPFRPLVDAEVSKLNPQKFEHEEKLKIISVINKKVLINNKEHYLNKAIEIFVHSIFDALNEKDISQIKFYRNEL from the coding sequence ATGAGTTGGAGGACCGTTGTTATTTCAAATAGGGCAAAGCTGGATTTACATTTAAATCATCTCGTAGTTCGTGGTGAAAAAACCCAAAAAGTTTTTATTGAAGAAATTTCAGTTTTAATCATTGAAACGACAGCGGTCTCTATAACCGCAGCCTTATTAAATGAGCTTATAAAACAAAAGGTTAAGGTAATTTTTTGTGACGAAAAGAGAAATCCGGCTTCTGAATTGATAGGATATTACGGCAGCCATGATACCAGCGAAAAAATCAGGCTTCAAATAAAATGGGATAAGAATATCAAACAGCTTGTATGGACTGAAGTTGTAACAGAAAAAATAAGACAGCAAAAACACCTCTTAGAAAAACTGAATCTTCCGCAAGCAAGTTTACTGGCTGAGTATATTACAGGTATAGATATTAACGATAAAACAAATAAAGAAGCCCATGCTGCAAAAGCATATTTTGCAGCGTTATTTGGAGCAGGATTTTCCAGAAGTTTGGATATTCCTATAAATGCTGCTTTAAATTACGGATATAGCATCTTACTTTCTGCATTTAATCGTGAAATAACTGCAAACGGTTATATTACGCAACTTGGAATTTTTCATGACAATATGTTTAATCCTTTTAATCTCGGATCAGACCTTATGGAGCCTTTTAGGCCTCTTGTTGATGCAGAAGTTTCTAAACTTAACCCTCAAAAATTTGAGCATGAAGAAAAGCTAAAAATAATTAGTGTTATAAATAAAAAGGTGCTCATAAACAATAAAGAGCATTATCTAAATAAAGCTATCGAAATTTTTGTACACAGTATTTTTGATGCGCTAAATGAAAAGGATATTTCACAAATTAAATTTTACCGCAATGAGTTATAG